In Vigna angularis cultivar LongXiaoDou No.4 chromosome 8, ASM1680809v1, whole genome shotgun sequence, one DNA window encodes the following:
- the LOC128193644 gene encoding receptor-like protein EIX1, translating to MNLKVKMFVVSVVLQVAYGQHHIRCLPKEREALLQFKAAIVDDFGMLSSWTTPDCCQWEGIRCTNLTAHIISLDLHGGYHYESLSLSNYYEPYDYEVYYIGGEIHKSLMELRHLQYLNLSFNSFRGTIPEFLGSLTNLRYLDLSSCGFSGQIPTQISSLSHLKYLNLATNYYLNGSIPREIGNLSRLEYLNLRYNSFEGFIPSQLGNLSNLHKFYLGGYHSALKIVSSDQWLSNLNSLTHLSFNSISNFNSSPSCLRTIAKLPKLRELSLSECGLSDHFLLSFNPSNFNFSTSLSVLHLSSNSFTQPMVFQWVSNTTSNLVELDLSFNLLEGTISYRFGLTMNFLERLDLSFNALKDEDLKSFMNICNLRSLHMSANDMAEDLSSILHNFSSGCVRYSLQDLSLRNNQIRGSVPDLSAFSNLNTLDLSGNQLSGKIPEDTRLPSHLEQLSVSSNSLEGGVPNSFGSTCTLELLDFSSNKLSEDLKVIFNHLSGCSRYSLRELYLSQNKFNGTLPDFSIFSKLERLDISKNRLKDGVQKLFHNGTILRSLNLFNNSLNENLPTIMHHLSPSLQRLDLGMNQISGTLPSDLATMFPSLKGLYLDSNKLNGTISEDLRFSPELEVLNLMSNSLKGVLTDSHFYNMTKLTTLMLSDNSLTLKFSQNWTPPFQLYSIELRSCKQGPLFPKWLEKQNKFQYLDISNSGISGTVPKWLWTKFGLSKLVSIDISCNNLHGTIPNLPIENHYDSLSLASNQFEGHVPSFFRDSIHLDLSNNKFTNSSWFLCSSSVAENLYQLDLSNNEFSGQIPNCWTHFKSLTYLNMSQNKFSGEIPTSMGSLVQIQVLLLRSNNLTGMIPSILRNCIKLVMVDIAENSLSGSIPNWIGKKLSKLQFLSLKSNYFSGNLPLQICYLKNIQLLDLSLNNLSGRIPKCIKNFSSMTQMTSLRDYQGHQYLVNTSAIMGYFSYNLNAILMWKGSEQIFTNRGLSLLNSIDLSSNQLSGEIPKEIESLFGLVSLNLSRNQLTGKIPSNVGELTSLEFLDLSRNQLVGSIPSSLAQINRLTVLDLSHNYLSGKIPIGTQLQSFDASKYEDNTDLCGLPLEKLCIDGEPRQQPIVKYHRDDNFIFNREYYISMTIGFAISFWVVFGSILIVHSWRDAYFKFLNNLGDTLYVMTTVKVFRIWYKT from the coding sequence ATGAATCTCAAAGTAAAGATGTTTGTGGTGAGTGTGGTTTTGCAGGTTGCTTATGGACAACACCATATCAGATGCCTTCCAAAAGAGAGGGAAGCACTCCTTCAATTTAAGGCTGCCATTGTTGATGACTTCGGCATGCTCTCCTCTTGGACCACTCCCGACTGTTGCCAATGGGAGGGGATTCGCTGCACCAACCTCACCGCTCATATTATAAGTCTCGACCTTCACGGAGGATATCATTATGAATCTCTTTCTCTTAGCAATTATTATGAACCCTATGACTATGAAGTCTATTACATTGGAGGAGAGATCCACAAGTCGTTAATGGAGTTGCGACACTTACAGTATTTGAACCTCAGTTTCAATTCTTTTCGAGGCACTATTCCAGAGTTTCTTGGCTCTCTTACCAATTTGAGATATCTTGATCTCTCTTCATGTGGTTTTAGCGGACAAATTCCAACTCAGATAAGTTCTCTTTctcatttgaaatatttgaatcttgcaacaaattattatttgaatggGTCAATCCCTCGTGAAATTGGAAATCTCTCTCGGTTGGAGTATCTTAATCTCAGGTACAATTCTTTTGAAGGATTCATTCCTTCCCAACTAGGAAACCTTTCAAATTTGCATAAATTCTATCTTGGAGGATATCATAGTGCTCTCAAAATTGTCAGTAGTGATCAATGGTTATCTAATCTTAATTCTTTAACCCATCTTTCCTTCAATTCCATATCTAATTTTAACAGTTCTCCTAGCTGCCTTCGAACCATTGCCAAGCTACCAAAATTAAGAGAACTCAGTTTATCTGAATGTGGCCTTTCCGATCATTTTCTCCTTTCATTCAACCCTTCCAACTTTAATTTTTCTACTTCCCTTTCTGTCCTTCATCTTTCTAGTAACTCCTTCACACAACCAATGGTATTCCAGTGGGTGTCAAACACCACTTCCAACCTTGTTGAGCTTGACCTTAGCTTCAACCTCTTGGAGGGTACCATTTCATATCGTTTTGGCTTGACCATGAATTTTCTTGAGCGCCTTGACCTCTCTTTTAATGCGTTGAAGGATGAAGATTTGAAATCATTCATGAATATATGCAACCTACGTTCTTTACACATGTCTGCAAACGATATGGCCGAAGACCTTTCGTCAATTCTTCATAATTTCTCTAGTGGTTGTGTTAGATACTCACTACAAGATTTGAGTTTGAGAAACAATCAAATCAGAGGCTCTGTACCTGACCTTTCAGCGTTTTCAAATTTAAACACGTTGGATCTTTCTGGCAATCAATTGAGTGGAAAGATACCTGAAGACACTAGATTGCCATCTCATTTGGAGCAGTTATCAGTTAGTTCTAACTCTTTAGAAGGTGGTGTTCCAAACTCATTTGGGAGCACATGTACTTTGGAGTTATTGGATTTTTCTTCCAATAAGTTGAGTGAAGATCTCAAAGTGATATTTAATCATTTGTCTGGATGTTCTAGATACTCATTGCGAGAGTTATATCTCAgtcaaaataaattcaatggCACATTACCTGATTTCTCAATATTTTCTAAGTTGGAAAGGTTGGATATATCAAAAAATCGATTAAAGGACGGAGttcaaaaattatttcacaatgGTACTATTTTGCGTTCATTGAACTTATTTAATAACAGTTTGAATGAAAACCTTCCAACAATAATGCATCACTTATCCCCATCATTGCAACGCTTAGATCTGGGCATGAATCAAATTAGTGGTACTTTGCCTAGCGACCTCGCAACAATGTTCCCATCATTAAAAGGATTGTACCTTGATAGTAACAAGCTAAATGGGACAATTTCTGAAGATCTTCGATTTTCACCAGAACTTGAGGTATTAAACTTGATGTCAAACTCTTTGAAAGGTGTGTTAACTGActctcatttttataatatgacaAAGTTAACGACATTGATGTTGTCAGACAACTCACTGACGTTAAAATTTAGTCAAAACTGGACTCCGCCTTTTCAATTATATAGTATTGAATTGAGGTCTTGTAAGCAAGGTCCATTGTTTCCCAAATGGCTagagaaacaaaacaaatttcaatacCTTGACATTTCAAATAGTGGAATATCAGGTACTGTTCCAAAATGGTTATGGACCAAATTTGGATTGTCAAAGTTGGTGAGTATTGATATTTCATGCAATAATTTACATGGTACGATTCCAAATTTGCCAATAGAGAATCATTATGATTCTCTTAGTCTTGCCTCAAATCAATTTGAGGGTCATGTTCCATCATTTTTCCGAGACTCAATACATCTTGATCtatcaaacaataaattcaCAAATTCTTCTTGGTTTTTATGCTCTAGCAGTGTAGCTGAAAATTTATACCAATTAGATCTTTCAAATAATGAGTTTTCTGGACAAATTCCAAATTGTTGGACTCATTTCAAGTCATTGACTTACTTAAATATGAGTCAGAACAAATTTTCTGGAGAAATTCCTACTTCAATGGGATCACTCGTTCAAATTCAAGTATTGTTATTGAGAAGCAATAACTTAACAGGTATGATCCCTTCTATCTTGAGGAATTGCATAAAGTTAGTGATGGTAGACATAGCAGAAAATAGCTTATCAGGATCTATCCCAAATTGGATTGGGAAGAAATTATCAAAGTTGCAATTTTTAAGCTTGAAAAGCAACTATTTCTCTGGAAATTTACCATTGCAAATTtgttatctaaaaaatattcaactcttAGATCTCTCGCTAAACAACCTATCTGGAAGAATTCCTAAATGCATAAAAAACTTTTCCTCAATGACTCAAATGACTTCTTTGAGGGATTATCAAGGTCATCAATATTTGGTCAACACTAGTGCTATCATGGGTTACTTTTCATACAATTTGAATGCAATCTTGATGTGGAAAGGTTCAGAACAAATATTCACAAACAGGGGATTGTCACTTTTAAATAGCATTGATCTCTCAAGCAATCAATTATCAGGAGAAattccaaaagaaatagagagtTTATTTGGATTGGTTTCATTGAATTTATCAAGAAATCAACTGACAGGAAAAATTCCTTCAAATGTTGGAGAGTTAACATCACTTGAATTTCTTGATTTGTCACGAAACCAACTTGTTGGTTCTATTCCTTCCAGTCTTGCTCAGATTAACCGGCTCACTGTGTTAGATTTGTCACATAATTATTTATCTGGTAAAATTCCAATTGGCACACAATTACAGAGTTTCGATGCATCAAAATATGAAGATAATACCGACCTTTGTGGACTACCATTAGAGAAATTGTGTATTGATGGAGAACCAAGACAACAACCAATTGTTAAATATCACAGGGATgacaatttcattttcaatcgtgaatattatataagtatGACAATTGGATTTGCTATAAGCTTTTGGGTAGTGTTTGGCTCAATCTTAATAGTACATTCTTGGCGTGATGCATATTTCAAGTTCTTAAATAATTTAGGAGACACTCTTTATGTCATGACAACAGTGAAAGTTTTCAGAATCTGGTACAAAACATAG